The following coding sequences are from one Streptomyces venezuelae window:
- a CDS encoding caspase family protein yields MAHKALLIGASDYDEPLLDSLPFIQDDLARLRDILTDRGFRSAEIVDSKRGIIPSVIHTQARAFLRDARPDDTLWILLSGHGFHFEGQDYLVPEDATYAVDPFSDACVEIDWRRELEESPASHVVFLIDACREGVQRDAKAGPPGMRSWTRRAVAASLRRKVAYVYGCSASQQSLFVRESDRAAPGSDAGIAPGESFSLFTRAVGDAIEKNPHAMRLQEFFQEVQTRVTALHRAYKSPDRAPQQIRVVSELPPGEQDFLLLPGPDRHTEAHPWIRSTAQHPVWQRTRPGPARDTLHELCGTLATGLAAAYEKAAAALHADPWHDSELALRTHDRLGFLTHRLANDVELSPSEAALAVLLPLVEQTFWAQEAERRRNVLSDDTQGPAPDRDRFRKFAQGFPRIKRRLRALEQAKVTDGSVERIRWWLYHRWLIQQPEVYAVESLKLLIGGPANASEHPRWVTDSLSEKRLMRFLQEHRAAPFATSRGDALHDRDTVAASAPDEHEVREPLVAALTKAAYAMAVAPVDLPEIVVEHLGISDSVDLDELRATVRGSDWRTSGTGRSLNAVCGHPAVQIALREHASRVDGLLRDINKANNPTLAPLSTLPPYADGSRVRLGGNTPEQLSDGIRFQLAEDRVQELLMGEALYGARDLAVREVYQNALDAVRYADRRREYLRRTGRPTAPWEGRIEFVQGVGDDGRPYLECRDNGIGMSVRELRDVFSQGGARFVDLPEYIEEQAAWAELPGPKIELHPNSRFGIGVLSYFMLADEIVVRTCRLGKDGRPGRLLQVSIAGPGNLFRVEDLGPGDACGTTVRLLLTRHRSPVSCVDVLQEVLWVAPYRTTAEHGARSHEWSPGEPSLTGMELVQASSAQSIPVSLRSTTIQASSDPDLWWVDGKGWLLADGLWASTRNMGDLHGFVLNLYGDQQPELSVSRSNIQDFDWDHVKGRIAAAAPSLFTTQDHLATVSWLTRLSEVSVALADCVAAQARDADVPWDMGHETVLPYRKVGFFLPDMALLPLVTGAFPEEGTSQGASYLCNIPSAVLRWRLSAMYRAGLGDTPLAAGMPAAADPCALPSDLALLSRHGRFTRWDRDYATWQHGTGWGGTQPSQSLFQSGAPSLRVLFPWREPDRPLTAAEVFNRVAHCERPAADIVARLTALGYSVESLGGCSAVRPEDLSLLSAPVGRWLAPGATLTAAQVCLSALQADCPTPQAAERLRELGFTVPSEVPVRESWTDEDTVILGNLRSSGLSALASGVASQLTPAQLTIVAYESGHPIQQVAEVLVGLGFTVEAPQTELSDDDRSIMSYEGVQPDPNEPVPWAYVVAAARRIGSVTAVAERLRALGFDVSPPRPGDERLCKKDLEFLGHLVCHVPESAPLSLMDVADTAQEAGVPLVEAAARLTSLGYACSVDTATLAAMRPQDVYVVRFGSGVPDPERQGTVSLPDQYAAALHTGQYGPDVDDMTRTLRGLGYELAPVTPEWNRARTVEWDLTRALESETPDLTLGDWDHPPLSLTTLVTVAARLSLPFHEVARKATDLGLRHEAEGWFAPDPAEPGNPPAPTPPAPWASATPPP; encoded by the coding sequence GTGGCGCACAAGGCCCTGCTGATCGGGGCGAGCGACTACGACGAGCCGCTCCTGGACAGCCTGCCGTTCATCCAGGACGACCTGGCGCGGCTGCGGGACATCCTCACCGACCGCGGCTTCCGCTCGGCGGAGATCGTCGACAGCAAGCGGGGAATCATCCCCAGCGTCATCCACACCCAGGCCCGCGCGTTCCTGCGGGACGCGCGGCCGGACGACACGCTGTGGATCCTGCTCAGCGGGCACGGCTTCCACTTCGAGGGCCAGGACTACCTCGTCCCCGAGGACGCGACCTACGCCGTTGATCCGTTCTCCGACGCGTGCGTCGAGATCGACTGGCGCCGGGAGCTGGAGGAGTCCCCCGCGAGCCACGTCGTCTTCCTCATCGACGCCTGCCGTGAGGGCGTCCAACGAGACGCCAAGGCGGGCCCGCCCGGCATGCGGAGCTGGACCCGTCGGGCGGTCGCCGCGTCGCTGCGCCGCAAGGTGGCGTACGTCTACGGATGCTCGGCGTCGCAACAGTCGCTGTTCGTACGCGAGTCGGACAGAGCGGCGCCCGGCTCCGACGCCGGCATCGCGCCCGGCGAGTCCTTCAGCCTCTTCACGCGGGCCGTCGGCGACGCGATCGAGAAGAACCCGCACGCGATGCGGCTGCAGGAGTTCTTCCAGGAGGTCCAGACCCGCGTCACTGCCCTGCACCGTGCCTACAAAAGCCCGGACCGCGCCCCGCAGCAAATCAGGGTGGTCTCCGAACTGCCCCCAGGAGAACAGGACTTCCTCCTCCTCCCCGGCCCCGACCGGCACACCGAGGCCCACCCGTGGATCCGCTCGACCGCCCAGCACCCCGTGTGGCAGCGCACGCGCCCCGGCCCGGCCCGGGACACCCTGCACGAGCTCTGCGGCACCCTTGCGACGGGTCTCGCCGCCGCGTACGAGAAGGCGGCGGCCGCGCTCCACGCCGACCCGTGGCACGACTCCGAACTGGCCCTGCGCACCCACGACAGGCTCGGCTTCCTGACGCACCGGCTCGCGAACGACGTGGAACTGTCCCCGTCCGAGGCCGCGCTCGCCGTCCTCCTCCCCCTGGTCGAGCAGACCTTCTGGGCACAGGAGGCGGAGCGCCGCCGCAACGTCCTGTCCGACGACACGCAGGGCCCGGCCCCGGACCGGGACCGCTTCCGCAAGTTCGCCCAGGGCTTCCCGCGGATCAAACGCAGGCTGCGCGCCCTGGAGCAGGCCAAGGTGACGGACGGATCGGTGGAGCGGATCCGCTGGTGGCTGTACCACCGCTGGCTGATCCAGCAGCCGGAGGTGTACGCGGTGGAGTCCCTGAAGCTGCTGATCGGCGGCCCGGCGAACGCGTCCGAACACCCGCGCTGGGTGACCGACTCCCTCTCCGAGAAGCGCCTGATGCGCTTCCTCCAGGAGCACCGCGCCGCCCCCTTCGCCACCTCGCGGGGTGACGCCCTGCACGACCGCGACACGGTCGCCGCGAGCGCGCCCGACGAACACGAGGTGCGCGAGCCGCTGGTCGCGGCGCTCACGAAGGCGGCGTACGCGATGGCGGTGGCCCCCGTCGACCTCCCCGAGATCGTCGTGGAACACCTGGGCATCTCGGACAGCGTGGACCTGGACGAACTCCGCGCCACGGTCCGGGGCTCGGACTGGCGCACGTCGGGCACGGGCCGCTCCCTCAACGCGGTGTGCGGCCACCCGGCGGTGCAGATCGCCCTGCGCGAGCACGCGTCGCGCGTGGACGGCCTGCTCCGTGACATCAACAAGGCGAACAATCCGACGCTCGCGCCCCTCTCGACGCTGCCGCCCTACGCGGACGGCTCCCGCGTCCGCCTCGGCGGCAACACACCGGAACAGCTCTCGGACGGCATCCGCTTCCAGCTGGCGGAGGACCGGGTCCAGGAACTCCTGATGGGCGAAGCTCTCTACGGGGCACGTGATCTGGCCGTCCGCGAGGTCTACCAGAACGCGCTGGACGCGGTGCGGTACGCCGACCGCCGCAGGGAGTACCTGCGGCGCACCGGCCGTCCGACCGCGCCCTGGGAGGGGCGGATCGAATTCGTCCAGGGCGTGGGGGACGACGGCCGCCCCTACCTGGAGTGTCGCGACAACGGCATCGGCATGAGCGTACGAGAACTCCGCGACGTCTTCTCCCAGGGCGGCGCCCGCTTCGTGGACCTGCCCGAGTACATCGAGGAGCAGGCGGCCTGGGCGGAACTGCCCGGTCCGAAGATCGAGTTGCACCCCAACTCCCGTTTCGGCATCGGGGTCCTGAGCTATTTCATGCTGGCCGACGAAATCGTCGTACGAACCTGCCGCCTGGGCAAGGACGGCCGCCCCGGACGGCTGCTCCAGGTGTCGATCGCGGGCCCGGGAAACCTCTTCCGGGTCGAGGACCTCGGCCCCGGGGACGCATGCGGTACGACAGTGCGCCTGCTGCTCACCCGGCACAGGTCACCGGTCTCCTGTGTGGACGTGCTGCAGGAGGTGCTCTGGGTGGCCCCGTACCGCACGACGGCCGAACACGGCGCGCGCAGTCACGAGTGGTCGCCTGGAGAGCCGTCGCTCACGGGGATGGAGCTGGTCCAGGCCTCGTCGGCGCAGAGCATCCCGGTGAGCCTGCGCAGCACCACGATCCAGGCATCGTCCGACCCCGATCTGTGGTGGGTCGACGGCAAGGGCTGGCTGCTGGCGGACGGCCTGTGGGCCTCGACGCGCAACATGGGTGACCTCCATGGGTTTGTACTCAACCTGTACGGCGACCAGCAACCCGAGCTGAGCGTCAGCCGCTCGAACATCCAGGACTTCGACTGGGATCACGTCAAAGGACGGATCGCCGCGGCCGCTCCCAGTCTCTTCACCACCCAGGACCACCTGGCGACGGTGTCCTGGCTCACTCGGTTGTCCGAGGTGTCCGTCGCGCTGGCCGACTGCGTCGCCGCCCAGGCACGCGACGCGGATGTTCCGTGGGACATGGGTCACGAGACCGTACTGCCGTACAGGAAGGTCGGCTTCTTCCTTCCCGACATGGCCCTACTGCCCCTGGTCACCGGCGCTTTCCCAGAGGAGGGCACCTCGCAGGGGGCGTCGTACCTCTGCAACATCCCGTCAGCCGTCCTGCGCTGGCGTCTGTCGGCGATGTACCGGGCAGGGCTCGGTGACACGCCGCTCGCCGCCGGGATGCCCGCTGCCGCGGATCCGTGCGCCCTCCCTTCCGACCTGGCCCTGCTGAGCAGGCACGGCCGGTTTACGCGCTGGGACAGGGACTACGCCACCTGGCAGCACGGCACGGGCTGGGGCGGGACACAGCCGTCGCAGAGCCTGTTCCAGTCCGGCGCCCCCAGCCTCCGGGTGCTGTTTCCCTGGCGGGAACCGGACCGGCCGCTCACGGCCGCGGAAGTCTTCAACCGCGTCGCGCACTGTGAGCGGCCCGCCGCGGACATCGTCGCCCGCCTGACCGCACTCGGCTACTCCGTCGAGTCCCTGGGCGGGTGCTCGGCCGTCCGTCCGGAGGACCTCAGCCTGCTGTCCGCCCCCGTCGGCAGGTGGCTGGCGCCCGGAGCGACGCTCACCGCCGCTCAGGTCTGTCTCAGCGCGCTGCAGGCCGACTGCCCGACGCCGCAGGCCGCGGAGCGGCTGCGGGAGCTGGGCTTCACCGTGCCGTCGGAGGTCCCCGTCCGCGAGTCCTGGACCGACGAGGACACGGTCATTCTCGGCAATCTGCGGTCGTCTGGCCTCAGCGCTCTGGCCTCCGGCGTGGCGTCCCAGCTGACGCCCGCCCAACTGACCATCGTGGCCTACGAGTCGGGCCACCCCATCCAGCAGGTCGCCGAAGTGCTTGTCGGGCTCGGCTTCACCGTCGAGGCTCCGCAGACCGAGTTGTCCGACGACGACCGGTCGATCATGAGCTACGAAGGAGTTCAGCCCGACCCGAACGAGCCGGTGCCCTGGGCCTACGTGGTGGCCGCGGCCCGGCGAATCGGGTCTGTCACCGCCGTGGCGGAACGGCTGCGGGCACTGGGCTTCGACGTCTCGCCCCCACGGCCGGGCGATGAGCGGCTCTGCAAGAAGGACCTCGAATTCCTCGGCCACCTGGTGTGCCATGTCCCGGAGAGCGCACCCCTGTCGCTGATGGACGTCGCAGACACAGCACAGGAGGCCGGTGTCCCACTCGTCGAAGCGGCGGCCCGCCTCACCTCCCTCGGGTACGCGTGCTCGGTCGATACGGCCACGCTCGCCGCGATGAGGCCCCAAGACGTCTATGTCGTGCGCTTCGGGTCCGGCGTGCCCGATCCAGAGCGGCAGGGCACCGTTTCCCTGCCCGACCAGTACGCCGCCGCCCTGCACACCGGCCAGTACGGCCCGGACGTCGACGACATGACACGGACCCTGCGCGGCCTCGGCTACGAGCTCGCCCCCGTCACACCGGAGTGGAACCGGGCCCGCACCGTGGAATGGGACCTGACCCGCGCCCTCGAAAGTGAGACCCCGGACCTCACCCTCGGGGACTGGGACCACCCACCGCTCTCCCTCACCACCCTCGTGACCGTGGCCGCCCGCCTCTCCCTCCCCTTCCACGAGGTCGCCCGCAAGGCCACCGACCTGGGCCTGCGCCACGAGGCGGAAGGCTGGTTCGCCCCGGACCCGGCGGAACCGGGGAACCCCCCGGCCCCTACACCGCCCGCCCCTTGGGCCTCCGCAACCCCGCCCCCGTAA
- a CDS encoding DUF4031 domain-containing protein, whose protein sequence is MTVYIDPPTWPGHGRMWSHLVSDVSFEELHAFAASVGCPRRAFERDHYDVPAERYADAVRAGAVEIGSKELVRRLTGAGLRRPKGRAV, encoded by the coding sequence GTGACCGTCTACATAGACCCGCCCACGTGGCCGGGCCACGGCCGCATGTGGTCCCACCTGGTCAGCGACGTCTCCTTCGAGGAGCTGCACGCGTTCGCGGCGTCGGTGGGCTGCCCGCGACGCGCCTTCGAACGGGACCACTATGACGTCCCCGCGGAACGGTACGCGGACGCGGTGCGGGCGGGCGCGGTGGAGATCGGCTCGAAGGAGCTGGTGCGGAGGCTTACGGGGGCGGGGTTGCGGAGGCCCAAGGGGCGGGCGGTGTAG
- a CDS encoding MurR/RpiR family transcriptional regulator translates to MTHDVKEIFADAAPPAPAALAAKVRTLAPSMTRSMQRVAEAVAGDPAGCAALTVTGLAELTGTSEATVVRTARLLGYPGYRDLRLALAGLAAQQQSGRAPAVTADIAVDDPIADVVAKLAYDEQQTLADTAAGLDTAQLGAAVAALATARRVEIYGVAASGLVAQDLAQKLLRIGHIAHAHSDPHLAVTNAVTLRAKDVAIAITHSGSTGDVIEPLRVAFEHGATTIAITGRPGAAVSQYADHILTTSTARESELRPAAMSSRTSQLLVVDCLFVGVAQRTYETAAPALAASYEALAHRHRPRGGTSR, encoded by the coding sequence GTGACCCATGACGTGAAGGAAATTTTCGCGGACGCCGCGCCCCCCGCCCCCGCCGCCCTCGCGGCCAAGGTGCGGACCCTCGCGCCGTCGATGACCCGCTCCATGCAGCGGGTCGCCGAGGCCGTCGCCGGCGACCCCGCGGGATGCGCCGCCCTCACGGTCACCGGACTCGCCGAGCTCACCGGCACCAGCGAGGCGACCGTCGTGCGCACCGCCCGCCTCCTCGGCTACCCCGGCTACCGCGACCTGCGCCTCGCCCTCGCCGGACTCGCCGCCCAGCAGCAGTCGGGCCGCGCCCCCGCCGTCACCGCGGACATCGCCGTCGACGACCCCATCGCGGACGTCGTCGCGAAGCTGGCCTACGACGAGCAGCAGACTCTCGCCGACACCGCCGCCGGACTCGACACCGCGCAGCTCGGCGCCGCCGTCGCCGCACTCGCCACCGCCCGCCGCGTCGAGATCTACGGCGTCGCCGCCTCGGGCCTCGTCGCCCAGGACCTCGCCCAGAAGCTGCTCCGCATCGGGCACATCGCGCACGCGCACTCCGACCCGCACCTCGCCGTCACCAACGCCGTGACGCTCCGCGCCAAGGACGTGGCGATCGCGATCACCCACTCCGGTTCGACCGGAGACGTCATCGAACCCCTCCGCGTCGCCTTCGAGCACGGTGCGACCACGATCGCGATCACCGGGCGGCCCGGCGCGGCCGTCTCCCAGTACGCCGATCACATACTGACCACCTCCACGGCCCGCGAGAGCGAGCTCCGCCCCGCCGCGATGTCGTCCCGTACGAGTCAACTCCTCGTCGTGGACTGCCTGTTCGTGGGCGTGGCGCAGCGGACGTACGAGACGGCGGCACCCGCGCTCGCCGCGTCCTACGAAGCGCTCGCCCACCGCCACCGCCCGCGCGGCGGCACCAGCCGCTGA
- the murQ gene encoding N-acetylmuramic acid 6-phosphate etherase, whose amino-acid sequence MTSTTDATGTSGASEPRDTYGELRAQLATLTTEAFRPELSEIDRLPTEEIAKIMNGEDASVAAAVAEQLPAIAAAIDGTAERMARGGRLIYAGAGTAGRLGVLDASECPPTFNTDPSEVVGLIAGGPTAMVKAVEGAEDSKELAADDLEDLNLTEDDVVVGISASGRTPYAIGAVEYARSRYGALTIGLSCNADSALAAAAEHGIEVVVGPELLTGSTRLKAGTAQKLVLNMLSTITMIRLGKTYGNLMVDVRASNEKLRARSRRIVALATGASDEEIEAALAATDGEVKNAILTILGQVDGPTAAELLATSDGHLRAALDNSRTS is encoded by the coding sequence ATGACCTCGACCACTGACGCGACCGGCACCAGCGGCGCGAGCGAGCCGCGCGACACCTACGGCGAGCTCCGCGCCCAGCTCGCCACCCTCACCACCGAGGCGTTCCGGCCCGAGCTCTCCGAGATCGACCGTCTGCCCACCGAGGAGATCGCGAAGATCATGAACGGTGAGGACGCCTCCGTGGCCGCCGCCGTCGCCGAGCAGCTTCCCGCCATCGCCGCCGCCATCGACGGCACCGCGGAGCGCATGGCCCGCGGCGGCCGGCTGATCTACGCGGGCGCGGGCACGGCCGGACGCCTCGGGGTACTCGACGCCTCGGAGTGCCCGCCCACGTTCAACACCGACCCGAGCGAGGTCGTCGGGCTCATCGCGGGCGGCCCGACCGCCATGGTCAAGGCGGTCGAGGGCGCGGAGGACAGCAAGGAGCTCGCCGCCGACGACCTGGAGGACCTGAACCTCACCGAGGACGACGTCGTCGTCGGCATCTCCGCGTCGGGCCGTACGCCGTACGCGATCGGCGCCGTCGAGTACGCCCGGTCCCGCTACGGCGCGCTCACCATCGGCCTCTCCTGCAACGCCGACAGCGCGCTCGCCGCCGCGGCCGAGCACGGCATCGAGGTCGTCGTCGGCCCCGAACTCCTCACCGGCTCGACCCGCCTCAAGGCGGGCACGGCCCAGAAGCTCGTCCTCAACATGCTGTCGACGATCACGATGATCCGCCTCGGCAAGACGTACGGAAACCTGATGGTGGACGTGCGCGCGTCCAACGAGAAGCTGCGTGCCCGCTCCCGCCGCATCGTCGCCCTCGCCACCGGCGCCTCCGACGAGGAGATCGAGGCCGCCCTCGCCGCGACGGACGGGGAGGTGAAGAACGCCATCCTCACCATCCTCGGCCAGGTCGACGGCCCCACCGCCGCCGAACTCCTCGCCACGTCCGACGGCCACCTCCGCGCGGCCCTGGACAACTCCCGTACGAGCTAG
- a CDS encoding PTS transporter subunit EIIC, which produces MAPDKNRATAAAILPLVGGAKNITSVAHCMTRLRLGLADRSLVDDDALKALPAVMGVVEDDTYQIVLGPGTVARVTPELEAMVAESGPDAEPRPETPEHAPTAAELAAQGAAIKEARKAKNATPFKLFLRRIANIFVPLIPALIGCGIIAGFNGLLVNLEWLPSITPALAAMASGFMALIAVFVGYNTAKEFGGTPILGGAVAAIIVYAGVANIEAFGQKLSPGQGGVLGALGAAVLATYIEKWCRKWVPEAVDVLVTPTLTVLLAGLVTIFGLMFLAGEVSTGIGTAADWLLDNTGAFAGLVLGGLFLPLVMLGLHQALIPIHTTLIEQQGFTVLLPILAMAGAGQVGCAIAVYKRLRHNTSIRTTIKSALPAGFLGVGEPLIYGVSLPLGRPFVTACVGGAAGGAFIGFFSMLGDKVGSTAIGPSGWALFPLLDGNKNLGLTAAIYAGGLLIGYLVGFFATYFFGFSKQMLVDLNADVDAGESPTARAEAEPTPAKAPATI; this is translated from the coding sequence ATGGCACCTGACAAGAACCGCGCCACCGCCGCCGCGATCCTCCCGCTCGTCGGCGGTGCCAAGAACATCACGTCCGTCGCCCACTGCATGACCCGGCTCCGCCTGGGCCTGGCCGACCGTTCGCTCGTCGACGACGACGCGCTGAAGGCCCTGCCCGCCGTGATGGGCGTGGTCGAGGACGACACGTACCAGATCGTGCTCGGCCCGGGGACGGTCGCCCGGGTCACGCCGGAGCTGGAGGCGATGGTGGCGGAGAGCGGCCCGGACGCCGAGCCCCGGCCGGAGACCCCCGAGCACGCCCCCACCGCCGCCGAACTGGCCGCCCAGGGCGCGGCCATCAAAGAGGCACGCAAGGCGAAGAACGCCACCCCCTTCAAACTGTTCCTGCGCCGGATCGCGAACATCTTCGTGCCGCTGATCCCCGCCCTCATCGGCTGCGGCATCATCGCGGGCTTCAACGGCCTCCTGGTCAACCTGGAGTGGCTGCCGTCGATCACGCCCGCGCTCGCGGCCATGGCCTCCGGCTTCATGGCGCTGATCGCGGTGTTCGTCGGCTACAACACGGCGAAGGAGTTCGGCGGCACGCCGATCCTGGGCGGTGCGGTCGCGGCGATCATCGTGTACGCGGGCGTCGCGAACATCGAGGCGTTCGGCCAGAAGCTCTCGCCGGGCCAAGGCGGCGTCCTCGGCGCCCTGGGCGCGGCAGTCCTGGCCACGTACATCGAGAAGTGGTGCAGGAAATGGGTCCCCGAGGCAGTGGACGTCCTGGTCACGCCCACCCTCACGGTCCTCCTCGCCGGTCTCGTCACGATCTTCGGCCTGATGTTCCTCGCGGGCGAGGTGTCCACGGGCATCGGTACGGCGGCGGACTGGCTCCTGGACAACACGGGCGCGTTCGCGGGCCTGGTCCTCGGCGGCCTCTTCCTCCCCCTGGTCATGCTGGGCCTGCACCAGGCCCTCATCCCCATCCACACCACGCTCATAGAGCAGCAGGGCTTCACCGTCCTGCTCCCCATCCTCGCGATGGCGGGCGCGGGACAGGTCGGCTGCGCGATCGCGGTCTACAAACGCCTGCGGCACAACACCTCGATCCGTACGACGATCAAGTCCGCGCTCCCCGCCGGTTTCCTCGGCGTCGGCGAGCCCCTCATCTACGGCGTGTCACTCCCCCTCGGCCGCCCGTTCGTCACGGCGTGCGTGGGCGGGGCCGCGGGCGGCGCGTTCATCGGGTTCTTCTCGATGCTCGGCGACAAGGTCGGCTCGACGGCGATCGGCCCGTCCGGCTGGGCGCTCTTCCCGCTGCTCGACGGCAACAAGAACCTCGGCCTGACGGCGGCGATCTACGCCGGTGGCCTCCTGATCGGCTATCTGGTCGGCTTCTTCGCCACCTACTTCTTCGGCTTCAGCAAGCAGATGCTGGTCGACCTGAACGCGGACGTCGACGCGGGCGAGTCCCCCACGGCCCGAGCGGAGGCGGAACCGACCCCGGCGAAGGCACCGGCGACGATCTGA
- a CDS encoding type II toxin-antitoxin system RelE family toxin has product MKYAFRFTALAHRQLRSIDRQQAMHILTALTALGDDPDRDDADTKKLTGHHGLYRLRVGGFRVVYEIQNDVLVILVVHAGDRRVAYRGL; this is encoded by the coding sequence GTGAAGTACGCCTTTCGCTTCACTGCGCTCGCCCATCGTCAACTCCGGTCCATCGACCGCCAACAAGCGATGCACATTCTCACGGCCCTCACCGCGCTCGGGGACGACCCAGACCGTGACGACGCCGACACCAAGAAACTCACTGGGCACCACGGCCTGTACCGGCTGCGCGTCGGCGGCTTCCGCGTGGTGTACGAGATCCAGAACGACGTCCTGGTGATCCTCGTCGTCCACGCCGGCGACCGACGCGTCGCCTACCGCGGCCTGTAG
- a CDS encoding esterase/lipase family protein, which yields MTDSNEPTQPDLEQLDEREVAEAIGAAARITLAPGPREAREAPAEAPAPDDEWALPGGTAWVYLADAKKGLTRPVIIGDGFNSGSSELNFSWEILERGPYPFLSELRNRGRDVILLGFDERSASILDNAEVVRAAILEAIARRSGDHPLTVGGFSMGGLVARYALAKMEHEGGQANDHQTALYFSYDSPHRGAWIPIALQAFAHYIRSLNAAFSNQMNSPAARQLLWRHISEWGDTPETDKERGTFLAELERVGGWPSRPKKIGVANGTRIGESNGIRPGEQAFHGKGLAITGTRLYTQSAGEDELVAQLRVVTLRRPHVNTSGLPEIDGAPGGTLEGFGILADELNKIPALIGLRSEADIREHCFVPTVSAIALRDIDTHEKLYEPVTAAAETESELDEFLCASRNEPHTLVTEELCGWILERLP from the coding sequence ATGACCGACTCCAACGAACCCACTCAGCCCGACCTGGAGCAACTGGACGAGCGCGAGGTCGCCGAGGCGATCGGCGCCGCCGCCCGCATCACCCTGGCCCCCGGCCCGAGGGAGGCGCGCGAGGCCCCCGCCGAGGCGCCGGCGCCCGACGACGAGTGGGCGCTGCCCGGCGGCACGGCCTGGGTGTACCTCGCCGACGCGAAGAAGGGGCTGACCCGGCCCGTCATCATCGGCGACGGGTTCAACAGCGGTTCCAGCGAGCTCAACTTCTCGTGGGAGATACTGGAACGCGGGCCGTACCCGTTCCTGAGCGAGCTGCGCAACCGCGGCCGCGACGTCATCCTGCTCGGCTTCGACGAGCGCAGTGCGTCGATCCTGGACAACGCGGAAGTCGTGCGGGCGGCCATCCTGGAGGCCATCGCCCGCCGCTCGGGCGACCACCCGCTGACCGTCGGCGGCTTCAGCATGGGCGGCCTCGTCGCGCGGTACGCGCTGGCGAAGATGGAGCACGAGGGCGGGCAGGCGAACGACCACCAGACGGCGCTGTACTTCTCGTACGACAGCCCGCACCGCGGCGCGTGGATCCCGATCGCGCTGCAGGCGTTCGCGCACTACATCCGCAGCCTCAACGCCGCGTTCTCGAACCAGATGAACAGCCCGGCCGCGCGGCAGCTGCTGTGGCGGCACATCAGCGAGTGGGGCGACACACCGGAGACCGACAAGGAGCGCGGCACGTTCCTCGCCGAGCTGGAGCGGGTCGGCGGATGGCCGTCGCGGCCGAAGAAGATCGGTGTGGCGAACGGGACGCGTATCGGGGAGAGCAATGGGATACGGCCCGGTGAGCAGGCGTTCCACGGGAAGGGACTGGCGATCACCGGTACGCGGCTCTACACGCAGTCCGCGGGCGAGGACGAACTCGTCGCGCAGCTGCGGGTCGTCACCTTGCGGCGGCCGCACGTCAACACGTCCGGGCTGCCCGAGATCGACGGCGCGCCCGGCGGCACCCTGGAAGGCTTCGGCATCCTCGCCGACGAGCTGAACAAGATCCCGGCCCTGATCGGCCTCCGCTCCGAGGCGGACATCCGCGAACACTGCTTCGTGCCGACGGTCAGCGCGATCGCCCTGCGCGACATCGACACGCACGAGAAGCTGTACGAGCCGGTGACGGCCGCTGCGGAGACGGAGAGCGAACTCGACGAATTCCTCTGCGCCTCCCGGAACGAGCCCCACACTCTGGTCACCGAGGAGCTGTGTGGCTGGATCCTGGAGCGTCTGCCGTAG